Below is a window of Camelina sativa cultivar DH55 chromosome 11, Cs, whole genome shotgun sequence DNA.
TTACCCGACGTCGTTTCACCCCCACAGCTTGCCGTTTTTGGAATCTTGGATCCGCCGCGTCCGTCGTTCGCGGCGAACCTCGCTTATGCTGTTCGCCGGAGGAGGAGGCACCTCAACTTCTCCGAACATCCGCCGTAGCATCAGGTTAGAGTGCACGAGCGCGAACGCAACCGCCACCGCAACAACCGAATCtgataataacaataataaaatctgCGATTTCGTTGACTGTTCAAACGGAATCTGCGAGCACGATCCGATCCGGTTCATGAGACCGATGTTGCAGTCATCGTTCTGTTTACAACCACCGGGAGATACACCTACAAGGAAAGCTACCTTCGACGGGATCATCGCCGGATGCATACCGGTGTTTTTCGAAGACCAGACCGCGAAAATGCAGTACGGTTGGCATTTACCGGAATCGGAGTTCTCGGAGTTTTCGGTGACGATTCCGAAGGAGGATGTTGTGTTCAGAGGGGTTAGGATACAAGACGTGTTGATGAGTATACCTAAAGAAGAAGTAGCGAGGATGAGGGAGAGAGTTATAGAGATGATGCCTAGAGTTATGTATAGAAGACATGGAGCTTCGATGGGTTTGATGAGTAAGAAAGATGCTGTTGATATTGCCATTGATGGAGTTTTGGACAAGATCAAATCTAGAGTTTTGTTCTGATTATACTACTAACAACACTTTAAACAGGTTTGtataatgttgttgttttattattattatacttaaattcttttttttgtttgtaatgtgTTTTTTGATTGTTCATGTTGAGAtcaatgatatatttataatctcATTGAGATTTTTTAggttagtaatatatataacactagTTGTTACATAATGAGTTAAATGTTTAGGTGAGATTAATGGTATCGTTATTTGGATCATTGTAATAAGTAGTGATTAGTGTTGAATTTTTGCtagtcttgttttgtttgtggtatgtGTTTCCTTGTATACGAATTACGATCATTCATGTGCAGAACGCATAAAAAAATACGTTGGAAAAATTCCTATATCGGGAACAAATCAGCTTTGTTCAATCCGGATGCAAATAATTTACACTTTACAGTAACAGCATACGACATTTGCATGCAACTTGTacacgtaaaaaaaaaacagatttacaCAAAGTTTACAATTCTAATGAATAGTTCATCatctctatatatgtttgttaatCTTATGATAGAATCTTGACGCCTTTATCGGAAAGGAAAACATATTCGTGGCTATAGGTTTTTGGTAAAAAGCCTAAGCCAAGCCCGAAGACTACGCTGAAGCCATGATTCCAATAAAGAACCCATTTACCTATTTGGGCCTATTCCagttatctttttcttttcttcgagCTGTGTCTCTTTTACTCTTTAGTATCAAAACATATGCAAGTATGTAATGTAAGTATGGATCACTTTcgacatattattattatgtaacaAAAGCTTTTAGAGTCATTTAAATTCgtgacatttttttcttatcatttaGGTACTTTTACAAATTCCTATTCtagtttgaaatatatatattcttaaataaAGTTTAAGGTAAGATTAATCacataatttattgttttttggtcaaataATATTAACAAGTAGTAACAATTTTTACTGAGtaaaattgatttgtttcattaaaTGAAATATGTTGTAATTCACTTAGGATGTATCTCCATAACCGGCTCATATATTGTCTAAGTCCTAAGGCCCATCGACTATTTTCTCTTAGTCCTAATCAGTTTTGTACTAAGGGTTTATCTATTcctatatgtatatgtattatTCGATTGATTAATGATAACAAGAAAAGAGAATACATCCTTCGAGTATCTCTActttcacaacacgttatcagcacgagtttGTCCTAAACTCCAACTGAGAAAAAtctctaaaaccctaaagcagCCGCACAACATCCTTTGTTCGTCCAAGCTATCAATCGGATCAAGTTCGTGATTATTCAAGCTCGACGATCGGTTCTAAGTTCGTGATCAAGTTTTGTTCGTGACTAGTCCGAGGTTCGCGATCAAACTCAAGGTAtatccgaggtctttagctcccagatctaTTCTAGTCAACCCCAAACAGTGTAaggtaaataaatcaaattcatcGGACACATATATCGAACCTgatcttaaatatattagaaccctaaaatctacaattacacaatcaacaaatcaaaaccctaaagttcTAAATTCTAGAAAACCCTAAAgcttaaaaccctaaaccctaaaacattaaaatccgATTGCATGAGGTTTAGAATTGCTTAGGCTTGATTGTTTGTTATTGATTGATTGTGATATGTCTTGcataaattgaaaacttaaaatcggAATTGTTCTATGTCTTGCatgaaaccctaaaactaagaaCTTAAAATCGAAACCcaagagaattttttttcctaaaacctCTTGTCCTAATTCTATTCAGAATAGAAAAATTTACtaaactaaaaaggaaaacttaaaaaaagaaataatcttatctagaaaaaaggaaaacttaaaaaaggaaataatcttatttagagaaaagaaaaacttaaaagaggAAATTCTAAAACTCTGAATTTATTTGCATATTTCCTTGTTCATactagattatatttttttctaggattgtttcatgcatataataattatgtattaatagataagaaattatttactaaaattggCATGGACACTTCATCTAATCATTCTATGAAGCAGACCATTGCGGCCACTTCATCTAATCATGTAGAGATTTTAGCCATGCATGAAGCCAgtcgtgagtgtgtttggttgaggtcCATGACACAACACATCCGAtcagattgtggcatggccgatGACAAGGGACCAACTATATTGTATGAAGACAACACCGTCtacatcgcacagctcaaggaagaatacattaagggagatcggacaaagCACATATTgcctaagttcttcttcacacatgaactaccaaaggccggagaagttcaagtggtgcaagttccaTCATGCGACAATTCAGTCGATCTCTTCACCGAGTCATTACCGACAtcgacattcaagaagctcacgcaccagattggaatgcggagacttaaggactttagtgatgcttggaacaagGGGAGTAATatgtgttgtactctttttcatTCACCATgattttgtcccattgggttttcctggtaaggttttaatgaggcagcgtCCCCAAGCGTATTACGGTGATCTCTTAGCATTTgtacggttatgtcatccaaggggaaGTGTTGTAAATCACTTAGGATGGATCTCCATGACCGGCCCATAGACCATCTTTTCTTAGTCCTAGTCAGTTTTGTACTAATGATTTatctatccctatatatatgtattattcgATTGATTAAtgttaataagaaaagaaaatacatcTTTCGAGTATCTGTACTttcacaacaaaataaattatatggcCGAAATTGACAGAACAGAAGAATACAACAGGAAAAAATATTAAGGAAAatgactctttttcttctttaggaGAAAGACTTTAAAGATGTGAAAAGGAGAggcgagaaacaaaaaaaaaaaagttagtggGAAGACTAATGGGTTAATGGAGCACAACAATAACTAACACTCGTCCACAAAAAATTGTGAGATAGTCCAATTGATTCGACCGATTATAGTACACTCCACAATCAGCTTACTACTTTCCTTTTGTccctttttataattaatcgatacctttgtttttttcaaccCCATATCCAAAATTAATTTATGGGTTAATTTCTCCTATGTTAGCAAATTTTCTTATAGTTAATAgtattttacatttgtttcgagaaatgataaataaaattttagtactactttttattttgggacaaaTTTTGGTActagtttatatttatatttgtagatgtatatatcaatatttGTAGATCGTGAACATAGTACATTAATATACAAAACTGATATACATCACTTTAAATGTTAGGCTATCAATGAAAGGTCTAGATGGTGACTACGGTCGGGACGGCTAAATCCGTCAACTGTTTAAACTGCTCCAAAAATAGAGTGGACAGCAGACCACCACAGATTAACGTTATTTGTACACAAAAAGAATCCGCAGTTGGTCTGCAGcggttttcttttgtattttttggaccgcaccactgcgaactaaatttataaatagtaaataaaaagtgGTCTAGTCCGCTGACGGATTTGTCTACCCTGACCACTGTCACCATTAAcaccctaatttttttaaagtgatgTTTAACCGAATTAATTTCGCTTTTAATTAACGAATTTTGTCCTtgtaatctataaaaaaatttcataccacaagaaattattttttgtttcatatgaaaTACAATTTCGTACACCCAAACATCGgaattttttatatgtttttcgtttcttaaatatatgtaatagaataataaaaataagaaatataccATTTTCGTACAAAAGTAAAAGTGTGAGTCACAATATGCTTACCAAAAGTGGTCATATGAAATCTAGACTTCATCCAAAACACGGAATAAAAGAGATTCGCCTACTTTTGCAGCTATACCATTGTTGATGCTGCTAATAATTTGTAATCTTTAAAACTGGCTTCtaatgataatatttttttgatgttatataatttgtatattgtGTAGTATATGGGATTCTAGGTtatgaagaagatgacattAAATGTAAGACGAATCACAACACCATAACTGTTGGACACATATGTCCCAAGTTAGATTTTGAGCATGTTTCTCCAAGATTTAGTGCAATAATTGAAGAACTGGACAGAATAAGAAACGAAAAGACTCGTGGAGGGGTAAACTGGTAAGATGCTAATTCGAAATTGAAGAGTGGCCTATCAAATATCAAAAGGTggtgagctttttttttatcttattctaGACCATGGACAGGTCTAATTAAAAGCtccatataaatttataaaatagacataataaaatctaaaatagaaaaagatagaaacatCGCTTtcatttttatgaagttttcattatatatttatattctgaaaattttttttctcaattccaaaaacaaaatctatatgtAGAGATCTGCCACACTCAAAATTCCACCTTGGACTTTGTGCAGTAAAGTGTGTTTAGATACGAGAGTTAGGCGAAATCTTTAGGGTCTTGCTCGAACTAGTTGATGATATTTGTTTAGATTTTCTGTTTGACCATAGTATCTGAATTGTTTTTAAAGACAATCATATTGTATGACGGGGACCTAAATAATCTGAGTTTGGTGTTGGAATATCTATCACCGGACTAAATTCTTGACGACCATTATTATACTTAGATTTTGGGATACGATTTTCATATTAGCATGTACATTTCACAAGTTCACGAGTGAAAATGTTACACATATTcattaaaagaagaaattgtTAAATGGATTACCAAAAGTAAATGAATGTAATCATCCTGTCTAAGTATTTTAACTTcatatcttaaattttatataaccGGTTTTGAAAGCTCGACATAGTTGAAATTGTTTTTAAGAGAAACGTCATTATTTATATCCGTATCAAAATAGTAGCAATTACTAATATCTAGTGATATTATAcgtatattttttgtttgtcttaataatatatatgattacatatATCATAGAGTGACTCAAAAGAAAGCAATAGCATAAGCCagtaaattacatatttttgttgtaataacactattttattcatttgtttgttagctacattataataacaaaaagtagttagtaatattttacatctctatgtatatttttttttataatacatCTTTATACgttttagtaaataaatattatacacAAAAAAGAGCAGAGTCATATTTCTTGTATAAACAACATGTACTATATGTGAAAGTTTACTAGGTAAATGTTACCGGAAGTTGTAAAGCGTAAATCACACTTAACTCATTCTCCAAGTTGGGTTTGTTGACTATTTCCTTCCAATCAAAAGATATATAATGGGAGAGACTCTAAACCACATGTTTACTATTAATAATTATAGGacaaactgaaacaacaaatAAAGATAAAGGAGTTCAAGTTTTATTCTAAAAATTCTAATCTTGAAGATAAGATAATGAAACAGACCACTTGTCTCTCCGCATTGCTATAGCTCTCATAATTTAACGAAGAAGGACACTTCATCTTTTTAAGCTTTTTGTattaacatgataattgtttggggattacaaacaaaaaaaaatcgagacaGCCCAGTGTTTAAACGACACGTTTAACGCTTTGATCATGTCAGCTAATGAGACATAGATTAGATATGTCTTGTactattctaaaaaaaaaatacaattaaactaaaatattttaaaaaacattgtgTTCTATTTTTGGAGGCATTACAATAACCAAtgttaataaaacataaatacaatataatataatagatattcatgtataaattagaaaaaaacatatcatcCAAAGATTATGAAGCCCACCCACCCAAAAAAGAATAACATGATGATCAtagtgtaaatatatataaatgttttaatttttcaaaattattaaaccTATAATAACGACCACCTTAGAAACCTATCCAGATACTTTTtagattttggaagattttgttggATGAcatattattattggtttagaagtttatataatatctaaaatagtttattaattactatttttccaattaggtaaataaataaattttcttttattttctcttatcTTATTGGCTCTTTACAGTTGTACAGAGAGATTTAAACACATTTTAAGCACACTGCAATTTTAATAAGCACAGAGAAGAATCTaaccaaatttttgttttttttttttaatttttatagatataaatagtGGTAAGGcttcactttcttttctttctctctcccacTCTAAAC
It encodes the following:
- the LOC104722785 gene encoding probable xyloglucan galactosyltransferase GT19, yielding MASKSTVTTLTIFFFFFIFISIEPKVVQSQQISTVDSGCNGRWIHIRTLPSRFNLDLLSTCNRYPITDDLCPYLANHGLGPTTHTRTRSWYRTDPLLLELIFHRRILEYPCLTPDPDLATAVYLPYYAGIDSLRYLYGPDLNSSADHGSDLLEFLTRDQPEIWSRRSGHDHFLVMARPAWDFSQPLTVDPPVWGTSFLERPEFFNLTALTLESRFWPWQEQAVPYPTSFHPHSLPFLESWIRRVRRSRRTSLMLFAGGGGTSTSPNIRRSIRLECTSANATATATTESDNNNNKICDFVDCSNGICEHDPIRFMRPMLQSSFCLQPPGDTPTRKATFDGIIAGCIPVFFEDQTAKMQYGWHLPESEFSEFSVTIPKEDVVFRGVRIQDVLMSIPKEEVARMRERVIEMMPRVMYRRHGASMGLMSKKDAVDIAIDGVLDKIKSRVLF